From Permianibacter aggregans, a single genomic window includes:
- a CDS encoding M16 family metallopeptidase, which produces MRLSTLSVATLMVFGSAIVAAADTTTLDIPYTKFTLDNGLRVIVHEDKKAPIVAVNVWYHVGSKDEKAGRTGFAHLFEHLMFNGSENYNDEYFGPFEKVGATDMNGTTWLDRTNYFQNVPKTALDMTLWMESDRMGHMLGAVTQEKLDEQRGVVQNEKRQGENQPYGRSFEWLQKGSFPEGHPYSWTTIGSMEDLNAAKLEDVHEWFKTYYGAANAVVVLAGDIDVETAKSKMNQYFGDIPAGPPLVKRGAWIAKRDDSKRDIMFDRVPQVRITKSWNVPTFGSKEADQLELVAAILGGGKNSRLYKTLVYDKQMATNVRADVMQFELASLFGINVDVKPGVNPAEVEAIINRELALLIDKGPSKKELERVKVTEEANFVRGAERIGGFGGKSDILATYEVYTGEAGNFKRSLEHKLSASTKDLQQLAKAWLSSGDYHLEVHPFPNYNTVASNVDRSKLPEVNSTPDLDFPKVERAMLSNGLKVLFAERHSVPAVNISLQIDSGFAADQGSKLGTANFALSMVDEGTKKLSASEISEKAEMLGANLGSGCALDVCSISIDMLKAKLDDSLNLFADVVLNPAFDQEEIDRLRGRWLANIAREKAQPVSMAFRTLPPLLYGNGHSYAMPFTGSGTEQSITALNRDDLVAFYQKWVRPDNATLVVVGDTTLSELLPKLEKSLGGWKAPATPKPIKNLANVPMQDKTQIFLIDKPGAVQSVIIAGQLMPGFKDDEAALLYAMNDIIGGQFTARLNMNLREQKSWAYGAYTIKQNAVGQSPYFAYAPVQIDKTVESMQEVLNELKAYIGSKPATEAELQKTVLNTVRSQPGEYETMDAVQGALVSIANYQRPDNYVEQIKARYEALTVADINAAAKQYLRPQAMTWVVVTDLSKTEQKIRDLKLGEVTVIDADGNKLR; this is translated from the coding sequence GTGCGTTTATCCACTCTTTCTGTTGCCACCTTGATGGTGTTCGGCAGTGCCATTGTCGCCGCTGCTGATACCACTACACTTGATATTCCCTACACCAAATTCACGCTCGACAACGGTCTGCGCGTCATCGTCCATGAAGACAAAAAAGCGCCGATTGTCGCCGTCAACGTGTGGTACCACGTTGGTTCCAAAGACGAGAAGGCAGGGCGCACCGGGTTCGCGCATTTGTTTGAGCACCTGATGTTCAACGGCAGCGAAAACTACAACGATGAATATTTCGGTCCGTTCGAAAAAGTTGGCGCTACCGACATGAACGGCACGACCTGGCTGGATCGCACCAATTACTTCCAGAACGTGCCGAAGACGGCGCTCGATATGACACTGTGGATGGAATCGGATCGCATGGGTCATATGCTCGGTGCCGTCACCCAAGAAAAATTGGATGAGCAACGTGGCGTAGTGCAAAACGAAAAACGCCAGGGGGAGAACCAGCCTTATGGCCGCTCGTTCGAATGGTTGCAGAAAGGCAGCTTTCCGGAAGGTCATCCGTATTCCTGGACCACGATCGGCTCGATGGAAGATCTGAACGCCGCGAAACTCGAAGACGTGCATGAGTGGTTCAAGACTTACTACGGCGCCGCTAACGCCGTTGTCGTGCTCGCCGGTGATATCGATGTTGAAACCGCGAAGTCAAAAATGAACCAGTATTTCGGCGATATTCCAGCCGGTCCGCCGCTGGTCAAGCGCGGTGCCTGGATTGCCAAACGTGACGACAGCAAGCGCGACATCATGTTTGACCGCGTGCCACAGGTACGCATCACCAAGTCCTGGAACGTGCCGACCTTTGGCAGTAAAGAAGCCGATCAACTGGAACTGGTCGCGGCGATTCTCGGCGGTGGCAAAAATTCACGGTTGTACAAAACGCTGGTTTACGACAAGCAAATGGCCACCAACGTCCGCGCTGATGTCATGCAGTTTGAGCTGGCTTCGCTGTTCGGCATCAATGTCGATGTCAAACCGGGCGTCAACCCGGCCGAAGTCGAAGCGATCATCAATCGCGAACTGGCGTTGCTGATTGATAAAGGTCCGAGCAAGAAGGAGCTGGAACGCGTCAAAGTGACCGAGGAGGCGAACTTTGTTCGTGGTGCCGAGCGCATCGGTGGCTTTGGTGGCAAGAGCGATATTCTCGCGACGTACGAGGTATATACCGGCGAAGCAGGCAATTTCAAACGCAGCCTCGAGCACAAGCTGAGTGCATCAACCAAGGATCTGCAGCAACTGGCGAAAGCCTGGCTGTCCAGCGGCGATTATCATCTCGAAGTGCATCCGTTCCCGAACTACAACACCGTCGCCAGTAATGTCGACCGCAGCAAGCTGCCGGAAGTGAATAGCACGCCTGATCTTGACTTTCCGAAAGTTGAGCGTGCGATGCTGAGCAATGGTCTGAAGGTATTGTTTGCCGAGCGTCACAGCGTGCCGGCCGTCAACATCAGTCTGCAGATCGATTCCGGTTTCGCCGCTGATCAGGGCAGCAAGTTGGGCACCGCCAATTTTGCCTTGTCGATGGTTGATGAAGGCACGAAAAAACTCTCCGCCAGCGAAATCAGCGAAAAAGCCGAAATGCTCGGTGCCAACCTTGGCAGCGGTTGTGCGCTTGATGTCTGCAGCATCAGCATCGACATGTTGAAAGCCAAGCTTGATGACTCGCTGAATCTGTTTGCCGATGTCGTGCTGAACCCAGCGTTTGATCAGGAAGAAATCGATCGTCTGCGCGGTCGTTGGCTGGCCAATATCGCTCGCGAAAAAGCTCAGCCTGTGTCGATGGCTTTCCGCACCCTGCCACCACTGCTTTATGGCAATGGTCACTCGTACGCGATGCCCTTCACCGGTTCCGGTACCGAGCAATCGATTACTGCCCTGAACCGCGATGATCTGGTGGCGTTTTATCAGAAATGGGTACGCCCGGATAATGCAACGCTGGTCGTCGTCGGCGATACAACGCTGAGCGAGTTGTTGCCGAAACTGGAGAAATCACTCGGTGGCTGGAAAGCACCGGCAACGCCGAAACCAATCAAGAATCTGGCCAATGTGCCGATGCAGGACAAAACGCAGATTTTTCTGATCGATAAACCCGGTGCGGTGCAGTCGGTGATCATCGCCGGTCAGTTGATGCCGGGCTTCAAGGATGACGAAGCCGCGCTGCTGTATGCGATGAATGACATCATCGGCGGCCAGTTCACGGCACGTTTGAATATGAACCTGCGCGAGCAGAAGAGCTGGGCCTATGGCGCTTACACGATCAAGCAGAACGCGGTTGGCCAAAGCCCTTACTTTGCTTATGCGCCGGTGCAAATCGACAAAACCGTCGAGTCGATGCAGGAAGTGTTGAACGAGCTGAAGGCCTATATCGGCAGCAAACCGGCTACCGAAGCCGAGTTGCAGAAAACGGTATTGAACACCGTGCGTTCGCAGCCAGGTGAGTATGAAACCATGGATGCCGTTCAAGGTGCGTTGGTTTCGATAGCCAATTACCAGCGTCCGGACAACTATGTTGAGCAGATCAAGGCCCGTTACGAGGCCTTGACCGTCGCTGATATCAATGCTGCCGCCAAGCAATATCTGCGGCCGCAGGCGATGACCTGGGTGGTGGTTACCGACTTGAGCAAAACCGAACAGAAGATCCGTGATCTGAAGCTCGGTGAAGTGACGGTGATTGATGCCGATGGCAACAAGCTGCGCTGA
- a CDS encoding DoxX family protein has translation MNAFFDKLSPLFNIAARIFMSAIFINAGYGKIGGYAGTQGYMESMGVPGMLLPAVIFVELIGGLALLVGFQTRLAAFLLAGFTLLSAVIFHWDWGNQQQAIAFMKNLAITGGLLMFVQYGAGKFAIDKR, from the coding sequence ATGAACGCTTTTTTTGACAAGTTATCACCACTATTCAACATCGCTGCGCGTATTTTCATGTCGGCGATTTTCATCAACGCCGGCTACGGCAAAATCGGTGGTTATGCCGGTACACAAGGCTATATGGAATCCATGGGCGTGCCGGGCATGTTGTTACCAGCGGTGATTTTTGTTGAGTTGATTGGTGGTCTGGCGTTGCTCGTTGGTTTTCAGACTCGACTGGCCGCTTTCCTGCTCGCCGGCTTCACATTGCTGTCCGCCGTGATCTTCCATTGGGACTGGGGCAATCAACAGCAAGCTATCGCGTTCATGAAAAACCTGGCGATTACCGGTGGTTTGTTGATGTTCGTGCAATACGGTGCCGGCAAGTTTGCCATCGACAAGCGCTGA
- a CDS encoding pirin family protein — translation MIERRNAADRGHAHHGWLESWHSFSFADYYDAKHTRFGSLRVINDDTVAGGGGFAPHPHRDMEIISYVLSGALAHKDSMGNGSTIRRGDIQRMSAGTGVVHSEYNASGSEPVKFLQIWITPERQGLTPGYEQKHVSDDDKRGRLIAIASREASETGITINQDVRIYAGLFDGEEQWRQPLQRQRQYYLHVANGVIIANGERLQKGDALKLIEESELRLADGQQAEVLLFDLA, via the coding sequence ATGATTGAACGCCGAAATGCCGCCGATCGGGGCCACGCCCACCATGGCTGGCTGGAATCCTGGCACTCATTTTCCTTTGCGGACTACTATGACGCGAAGCACACCCGCTTCGGCAGCCTGCGAGTCATCAACGATGATACCGTCGCCGGCGGTGGTGGTTTCGCGCCGCACCCGCACCGCGACATGGAAATCATCTCCTATGTGCTCAGCGGCGCGCTGGCACACAAGGACTCGATGGGCAACGGCTCGACGATACGGCGCGGAGACATTCAACGCATGAGCGCCGGCACCGGCGTTGTGCACAGCGAATACAACGCCTCAGGCAGCGAGCCGGTCAAGTTTCTGCAAATCTGGATTACGCCGGAGCGGCAAGGCTTGACGCCCGGCTACGAACAAAAACATGTTAGCGATGACGACAAGCGCGGTCGTCTGATTGCCATCGCCTCACGTGAAGCCAGCGAAACCGGCATCACGATCAATCAGGATGTGCGCATTTATGCCGGCCTGTTTGATGGTGAAGAACAATGGCGCCAGCCATTGCAGCGGCAACGCCAGTACTACCTGCATGTCGCCAATGGCGTGATTATCGCCAACGGTGAGCGTCTGCAAAAAGGCGACGCACTGAAACTGATTGAAGAATCCGAATTACGCCTGGCAGACGGCCAGCAGGCGGAAGTCCTGTTATTCGATTTGGCCTGA
- a CDS encoding LysR family transcriptional regulator: MKLSLDALLVLDAIEREGSFALAAERLNRVPSALTYTVRKLEEDLDVLLFDRRGRKAELTVAGRDLLEQGRELLKAAGDLECRVKRVATGWETELRIAVDGVLPLSMLWPFVAEFQKAEQPTRLHFLHEILGGSWEAIRDRRADIVIGAPGEMLASGDFAAHLLGELNMLLAMAPTHPLAGLPEPLEDEQIRQHRIIAVADSSRHLPPRTLGILDGQETLTVPNLHSKISAQQAGLGIGFLPEHLLRPFLSDGSLVTRRCSKPKPASPMFLLHPKRLEGNAMKWWVKALKAPGWWQSVTQMQAAEYSAYVME, from the coding sequence ATGAAACTGAGTCTGGATGCCTTGCTGGTACTGGATGCTATCGAACGCGAGGGCAGCTTCGCGCTGGCTGCCGAGCGCCTGAACCGGGTGCCCTCGGCGCTGACCTATACGGTGCGCAAGCTGGAAGAAGACCTGGATGTGCTGCTGTTTGACCGGCGTGGGCGCAAGGCCGAGCTGACTGTTGCCGGACGCGATTTGCTGGAGCAGGGGCGCGAGTTGCTGAAGGCTGCCGGCGATCTTGAATGCCGGGTCAAACGGGTCGCCACCGGCTGGGAAACGGAACTGCGCATAGCCGTCGACGGCGTCTTGCCGCTGTCGATGCTGTGGCCGTTTGTCGCCGAGTTCCAGAAAGCAGAGCAGCCAACGAGGTTGCATTTTCTCCATGAAATTCTCGGCGGCAGTTGGGAGGCGATTCGCGACCGCCGGGCAGATATCGTTATCGGTGCGCCGGGAGAGATGCTGGCCAGTGGTGATTTCGCTGCGCATTTGCTTGGTGAGTTGAACATGTTGTTGGCGATGGCTCCCACTCATCCGTTAGCAGGGTTGCCCGAGCCTTTGGAAGATGAACAGATTCGCCAGCATCGCATCATTGCGGTCGCCGATTCATCGCGTCATTTGCCACCGCGCACGCTCGGCATTCTCGACGGTCAGGAAACCCTGACGGTGCCGAATTTACACAGCAAAATTTCGGCGCAACAGGCTGGCCTTGGCATCGGCTTTTTACCGGAACATTTGCTGCGACCGTTTTTGTCCGATGGCAGTTTGGTGACGCGTCGTTGCAGCAAGCCTAAGCCGGCTTCGCCGATGTTTTTGCTGCACCCCAAAAGACTGGAAGGCAATGCCATGAAATGGTGGGTCAAGGCATTGAAAGCACCAGGCTGGTGGCAGTCTGTCACCCAGATGCAGGCTGCAGAGTATTCGGCGTACGTAATGGAATAA
- a CDS encoding DUF4426 domain-containing protein, which translates to MQSFKAFFYALAASFLLLCTSHAQNRDYKKEFGPYMVHYNAFNSSSLTPEIAKNYRITRANNIGVVMVSVHKKNDEQTPDAVTAMIKGEVRNELFQSSVLEFRELIEGDAIYYVAPFRHDHNEMMGFSVNVKPEGHKDELAISFSQRFYTH; encoded by the coding sequence ATGCAATCATTCAAGGCATTCTTTTATGCATTGGCCGCCAGCTTTCTGCTGCTCTGCACCAGCCATGCCCAGAACCGCGATTACAAAAAAGAATTCGGCCCCTACATGGTGCATTACAACGCCTTCAACAGCAGCTCGCTGACGCCGGAAATTGCCAAGAATTACCGGATAACACGCGCTAACAACATCGGCGTCGTTATGGTTTCGGTGCACAAGAAAAACGATGAACAAACCCCGGATGCCGTCACCGCAATGATTAAAGGCGAAGTGCGTAATGAGCTGTTTCAATCGAGCGTGCTCGAGTTTCGCGAGTTGATTGAAGGCGACGCCATTTACTATGTGGCGCCGTTCCGCCATGACCACAATGAAATGATGGGGTTCAGCGTCAACGTCAAACCAGAAGGCCACAAAGACGAGCTGGCGATCAGTTTTTCGCAACGCTTTTATACACACTGA
- a CDS encoding cytochrome c3 family protein: MAISLRAVLRPYSMLGAIVLIALAGVICGFYLSEWFFSGRAPAQPIAFSHKIHAGDHQIPCLHCHLYAEDSKVAGVPPVAKCMGCHSNIATDRPLIVALNDYWEKQEPIPWVKVHDLPDFVHFSHKRHVRAGLACNTCHGEVEQMEVLRRVSNLQMGWCIQCHQQNAVRFGTDCMTCHK; encoded by the coding sequence ATGGCGATTTCATTACGCGCCGTTTTGAGACCTTATTCGATGCTCGGAGCGATTGTTCTGATCGCCCTGGCAGGTGTGATCTGCGGCTTCTATTTAAGCGAGTGGTTTTTCTCTGGGCGGGCGCCCGCACAACCGATTGCGTTCAGTCACAAGATTCATGCTGGTGACCATCAAATCCCCTGTCTGCATTGTCATTTGTATGCGGAAGATTCGAAAGTCGCCGGCGTGCCACCGGTCGCCAAATGCATGGGCTGCCACAGCAATATTGCCACCGACCGGCCGTTGATCGTCGCGTTGAATGACTACTGGGAAAAACAGGAACCGATTCCCTGGGTCAAGGTGCACGACCTGCCGGACTTCGTGCATTTCAGTCACAAGCGTCATGTCCGCGCCGGGCTTGCCTGCAACACCTGTCACGGTGAAGTGGAGCAAATGGAGGTGTTGCGCCGGGTCAGCAATTTGCAAATGGGTTGGTGCATTCAGTGTCACCAACAGAATGCGGTGCGCTTCGGCACCGATTGCATGACTTGTCACAAGTAG
- a CDS encoding molybdopterin-containing oxidoreductase family protein produces MPDLDRRTFLSLLGAGTAGAGVGFWFNQMIRPPVEHLIPQVVAPEDISPGTPVFYNSVCGLCSAGCGITVKTREGRAKKIEGNPGHPVNQGGLCATGQAGLNLLYHPDRVRSPLKRVGDRGNAEFMPASWAEVIAFIGHSFQTLKGEGRSGQIHFCSRPVQGHLDSLLADYFKQLGTSHYVFHQRHSSRLQQLAMQQCFQQAAMPFYDIAHCDLLLSFGADFLHSGSSPVMMARQYGEFRRKTPRGHFIQLEARMSATGANADQWLAARPGSEAAIALYLAQQLLARGRYQAADREAWQNALQPHSLAKAAEVSGLAESQLQALADAVISRAPLLALCGETPSHTSNGFDTAIAVLALNYLAGAQTGQAAMRASTPSLIPSVNRQVGKEYWQQLRQDAKDKRVAALLLHECNPLFDLPAALEFEAVLNEVPLVVAFSNIIDESNAYADWILPVPSYLERWDDIAAETGGDVAAASVGQPTVVPLYDTRHCGDIVLSLAAAQGEPMGHDSYRLYLQQRWQTIHQQLLPNDLLVDFDTFWQTTLTSGVFGKNQSETPPLQWRADAIEKLQFHPIHLPGEASEFPFLLQLYPQYHANHDLDPSLPWLQELPDPMTGVVYHNWLEIHPKTAQEKGLRDGDIVRVLTANGELELPIYPYPGIAPDMLAIPVGRGHSQLGRYSKRGANPMQLIGVETVQGCDELAWSLLRAQITPTGRRLRVPRVGEHERSLGRNLFGGQAKTIPIKEL; encoded by the coding sequence ATGCCAGATCTCGATCGTCGAACCTTTCTGAGCTTGTTGGGTGCCGGCACGGCCGGCGCCGGTGTCGGCTTCTGGTTCAATCAGATGATACGACCGCCCGTCGAGCATTTGATCCCGCAAGTGGTTGCACCGGAAGATATCAGCCCCGGTACGCCGGTGTTTTATAACTCCGTCTGTGGTTTGTGTAGTGCCGGTTGCGGTATCACGGTCAAAACCCGAGAAGGGCGGGCAAAAAAAATTGAGGGCAATCCCGGCCATCCGGTTAATCAGGGCGGCTTATGCGCAACCGGGCAGGCGGGTCTCAATCTTCTTTATCATCCGGATCGCGTCCGCTCGCCGCTGAAACGGGTTGGCGATCGCGGCAACGCCGAATTTATGCCGGCCAGTTGGGCCGAAGTGATTGCATTTATCGGTCACAGCTTTCAAACCCTGAAAGGCGAAGGGCGCAGTGGTCAAATTCATTTTTGCAGCAGACCGGTGCAAGGCCATTTGGATTCGCTATTAGCCGATTACTTCAAGCAGCTTGGCACTTCGCATTACGTTTTCCATCAACGCCATTCTTCGCGCCTGCAGCAGCTGGCTATGCAGCAATGCTTTCAGCAGGCAGCAATGCCATTTTATGACATCGCCCATTGCGATCTGCTGTTGTCATTTGGCGCCGACTTTCTGCACAGCGGATCATCGCCGGTGATGATGGCCAGGCAATATGGTGAATTCCGGCGCAAAACACCGCGCGGACATTTTATTCAGCTGGAAGCGCGGATGAGTGCCACCGGTGCCAATGCCGATCAATGGTTGGCGGCGAGGCCCGGCAGTGAAGCCGCCATAGCCTTGTATTTGGCGCAGCAGTTGCTGGCACGCGGTCGCTATCAAGCTGCTGATCGCGAAGCCTGGCAGAACGCGTTGCAGCCGCATAGTTTGGCAAAAGCAGCTGAGGTCAGCGGTCTTGCGGAAAGCCAGTTGCAGGCACTCGCTGATGCAGTCATCTCGCGTGCGCCGCTGCTGGCCCTTTGCGGCGAAACGCCATCCCACACCAGCAACGGGTTCGATACTGCAATAGCCGTGTTGGCACTGAACTACCTTGCTGGCGCCCAAACAGGGCAGGCGGCGATGCGCGCCAGCACGCCGTCACTGATTCCATCCGTCAATCGCCAGGTCGGCAAGGAATATTGGCAGCAACTGCGTCAGGACGCTAAAGACAAACGCGTCGCGGCACTGCTGCTGCATGAGTGCAATCCGCTGTTTGATTTGCCTGCTGCGTTGGAGTTTGAAGCGGTGCTGAATGAAGTGCCGCTGGTCGTTGCTTTCAGCAATATCATTGACGAAAGCAACGCGTATGCGGATTGGATTCTGCCGGTGCCGAGTTACCTGGAGCGCTGGGACGATATCGCTGCCGAAACCGGTGGCGATGTCGCCGCCGCCAGTGTTGGCCAGCCAACCGTGGTGCCACTTTATGACACTCGCCATTGCGGTGACATTGTGCTGTCGCTGGCCGCCGCACAGGGCGAACCAATGGGTCATGACAGTTATCGGCTCTATCTGCAACAGCGCTGGCAAACCATACATCAACAATTGCTACCAAACGATTTGCTGGTCGACTTCGATACCTTCTGGCAAACGACGCTAACCAGTGGTGTATTCGGAAAAAATCAAAGCGAAACACCGCCGCTGCAATGGCGAGCCGATGCCATCGAAAAACTGCAATTTCACCCAATCCATCTGCCGGGCGAAGCGAGCGAGTTTCCGTTCTTGTTGCAACTGTATCCGCAATATCACGCTAATCATGATCTCGATCCATCATTGCCGTGGTTGCAAGAGCTGCCAGACCCGATGACTGGCGTGGTCTACCACAACTGGCTGGAAATTCATCCGAAAACAGCGCAGGAAAAAGGCCTGCGTGATGGCGATATCGTGCGCGTGCTTACCGCGAACGGCGAGTTGGAATTGCCGATTTATCCTTATCCCGGTATTGCGCCAGATATGCTCGCTATTCCAGTCGGGCGCGGCCATTCGCAGCTCGGTCGTTACAGCAAACGAGGCGCCAATCCGATGCAGTTGATCGGCGTGGAAACGGTGCAGGGCTGTGATGAGTTGGCTTGGTCATTATTGCGTGCGCAAATCACGCCGACGGGACGTCGTTTGCGCGTGCCACGTGTTGGCGAGCATGAACGCAGCCTCGGCCGCAATCTGTTTGGCGGGCAGGCGAAAACCATACCGATCAAGGAGCTTTGA
- a CDS encoding 4Fe-4S dicluster domain-containing protein, with product MTLLQEKWRAYRTPGYYTKYDYAWRLVVDLDSCTGCGACVVACQAENNLPIVGERAFQEKRDMKWLRIERYWEGEYPDIKMRFLPMMCQHCDQAPCETVCPVAATYHNQDGLNVQVYNRCVGTRSCAAYCPYEVRYFNWFSASWEAPLEQQLNPEVSIREKGVMEKCTFCVQRIRQAKDEAKDEGRRVQEDDFTTACAQSCPSKALHFGDANDPQSAVSQLAKNPRAYHVLSELNTEPSVTYLARGKAMESAS from the coding sequence ATGACGCTATTGCAGGAAAAATGGCGTGCGTACCGTACCCCTGGTTATTACACGAAATACGATTACGCCTGGCGACTGGTCGTGGATTTGGACAGTTGCACCGGCTGTGGTGCCTGTGTCGTCGCCTGTCAGGCGGAAAACAATTTACCGATTGTTGGCGAGCGCGCTTTCCAAGAAAAGCGCGACATGAAATGGCTGCGCATCGAGCGTTACTGGGAAGGCGAATACCCGGATATCAAAATGCGCTTTCTGCCGATGATGTGCCAGCACTGCGATCAGGCTCCATGCGAAACGGTTTGCCCGGTGGCTGCGACCTATCACAATCAGGATGGTTTGAATGTACAGGTGTATAACCGCTGTGTTGGCACCCGTTCTTGTGCTGCCTACTGCCCGTACGAAGTGCGCTATTTCAATTGGTTTTCAGCGAGTTGGGAGGCGCCGCTGGAGCAACAACTGAACCCGGAAGTCAGCATTCGCGAAAAAGGCGTCATGGAAAAGTGCACGTTCTGTGTTCAGCGAATTCGCCAAGCCAAAGATGAGGCCAAAGATGAAGGTCGACGGGTGCAAGAGGATGATTTCACCACCGCTTGTGCGCAGAGTTGTCCGAGCAAGGCGCTACATTTTGGCGACGCCAATGATCCGCAGTCAGCGGTTTCACAATTGGCCAAGAATCCACGCGCTTATCATGTGTTGTCAGAGCTGAATACCGAGCCGAGCGTAACCTATCTGGCGCGTGGCAAGGCCATGGAGTCGGCGTCATGA
- the nrfD gene encoding NrfD/PsrC family molybdoenzyme membrane anchor subunit — protein MNRVGNQTPDETPPKLADVNRDVIRTLTETTPLYWWTFGIAVMVAVLCFTLPWAYQLVTGIGVAGMNRPVIWGSYISCFIFWIGLSHSGTLLSAVLHITGSQWRKAIYRSAEAMTLFSLVVAVIFVLVHVGRPWFVYWTIPYPNQRELWPNFRSPLLFDVTAITTYMTASATFLFVGSIPDFAAARDGTIGWRHSMYRVLSLGWRGTQKEWKHLGWAYTFFAVLVIPLAVSVHSIVSWDLALSIVPGFHQTIFAPYFVVGAIYSGTAGIVTVMYFLRKYYHLERYILPSHFDKLGRLLLVLSLLWTYINIVELTTGWFSHHSFELEFIDYRLTGAWAPIYWSMIAFCAVLPLSLISSRVRTNLNVMLVLSIFINAGMLFERFIIITTSLPRKYLPNTWADYAPTWVEYSIMLGSLAIFVTLFLIFVKIVPSMSIYEVKEELLHNAKHQQENKP, from the coding sequence ATGAACCGGGTCGGTAATCAGACACCGGACGAAACCCCGCCGAAACTCGCGGACGTCAATCGTGATGTCATTCGCACGCTGACTGAAACGACGCCGCTGTACTGGTGGACGTTTGGTATTGCGGTCATGGTCGCCGTGTTGTGCTTTACCTTGCCCTGGGCCTATCAACTGGTGACCGGTATCGGTGTTGCCGGCATGAACCGGCCGGTGATTTGGGGCTCGTATATCTCCTGTTTCATCTTTTGGATTGGCTTGAGCCATTCCGGCACCTTGTTGTCGGCGGTTTTGCATATTACTGGCAGTCAATGGCGCAAAGCGATTTATCGCAGTGCCGAAGCGATGACGCTGTTTTCACTTGTCGTGGCGGTAATTTTTGTGCTGGTCCATGTTGGCCGGCCATGGTTTGTCTACTGGACCATTCCGTATCCGAATCAGCGTGAATTGTGGCCAAACTTTCGTTCACCACTGCTGTTCGATGTCACGGCGATCACCACTTACATGACTGCCAGTGCGACATTTTTATTTGTCGGTTCGATTCCGGATTTCGCGGCGGCCCGCGACGGTACGATAGGCTGGCGCCATAGTATGTATCGGGTTCTTTCACTCGGCTGGCGCGGCACCCAGAAAGAATGGAAACACCTCGGTTGGGCCTACACCTTTTTTGCCGTGCTGGTCATTCCGCTGGCTGTCTCGGTGCACAGTATTGTGTCCTGGGATTTGGCGCTGTCGATCGTGCCCGGTTTTCACCAGACGATTTTCGCGCCTTACTTCGTCGTCGGCGCCATTTATTCCGGCACCGCCGGCATCGTTACCGTGATGTATTTCCTGCGTAAATACTATCACTTGGAGCGCTACATACTGCCTTCGCATTTCGACAAACTGGGCCGTCTGTTGCTGGTGCTGTCGTTACTTTGGACCTATATCAATATTGTCGAGCTGACCACGGGGTGGTTCAGTCATCACAGTTTTGAACTGGAGTTTATCGATTATCGCCTGACTGGTGCCTGGGCACCCATTTACTGGTCGATGATTGCGTTCTGCGCAGTGCTGCCACTTTCGCTGATCTCAAGCAGGGTCCGCACCAATTTGAATGTGATGCTGGTGTTATCGATATTTATCAATGCCGGAATGCTGTTTGAACGTTTCATCATCATCACCACGTCACTGCCACGCAAGTATTTGCCCAATACTTGGGCGGATTACGCACCGACCTGGGTGGAATATTCCATCATGCTCGGCTCGCTGGCCATTTTTGTCACGCTGTTTCTGATTTTCGTCAAGATTGTGCCGAGCATGTCGATCTACGAAGTTAAAGAGGAGTTGCTGCACAACGCCAAACACCAGCAGGAGAACAAGCCATGA
- a CDS encoding DUF3341 domain-containing protein encodes MSHYLHGIFKDPEDAQLAQQKLQKAGVECELISPYPLQEIHPDNGRSPVRKFSLIGGILGFIAGIILTTYSATSYILPTGGRAVISVPPFLLVSYELTILFAVLATLIGFLYHSGLPAWYERPHHEAASVDEIVVSAAFSDEQEDKVRKLLQDSGAERIESQTLVPIEPEHSLPEEDAK; translated from the coding sequence ATGAGCCACTATCTGCATGGTATTTTCAAGGATCCGGAAGACGCCCAGCTGGCCCAGCAAAAGCTGCAAAAAGCCGGCGTGGAATGTGAGCTGATTTCGCCCTATCCGTTACAGGAAATCCACCCGGATAATGGCCGCTCGCCCGTGCGAAAGTTTTCGTTGATTGGTGGCATTCTCGGCTTTATCGCTGGAATCATTTTGACCACGTATTCAGCAACCAGCTATATCTTACCGACCGGTGGTCGAGCGGTGATTTCGGTTCCACCATTTCTGCTGGTGTCCTATGAGCTGACGATCTTGTTTGCGGTACTGGCAACCTTGATCGGCTTTCTCTATCACAGCGGCTTGCCGGCGTGGTACGAGCGGCCACATCACGAAGCGGCCAGCGTCGACGAAATCGTGGTCAGTGCGGCATTTAGCGACGAGCAGGAAGACAAGGTGCGCAAGCTGTTGCAGGACAGTGGAGCCGAACGCATCGAGTCGCAAACGCTGGTGCCAATCGAACCGGAACATTCGCTACCGGAGGAGGATGCCAAATGA